One Candidatus Bathyarchaeota archaeon DNA segment encodes these proteins:
- the rpiA gene encoding ribose-5-phosphate isomerase RpiA yields the protein MKASTDPIVEQKQRAALEAVKHVQDGFIVGLGSGSTAALAVEALGQRMKNEKIKILGIPSSYQAFQLAVDCGIPITTLEEHPVIDVTIDGADQLTPELYLIKGGGAALAREKIVAASSKLNIIIADQNKKATYLGANNQFVPVEVIPFALAPVKRKLSELGAKPVVREAKGKLGPLITDNGNAVIDAYFGEIKNPAELAVKVKMIPGVVETGFFVGLTDIAYIGTDSGVEKITKPKF from the coding sequence TTGAAAGCTAGCACAGACCCCATAGTAGAACAGAAACAGAGAGCCGCACTGGAAGCTGTTAAGCACGTCCAAGATGGGTTTATAGTGGGTTTAGGCAGTGGCAGCACAGCCGCCCTCGCCGTCGAAGCCCTCGGTCAACGTATGAAAAACGAGAAAATCAAAATCTTGGGCATCCCCAGCAGCTACCAAGCATTCCAGTTGGCAGTCGACTGCGGTATCCCAATTACAACGCTCGAGGAACACCCAGTTATCGACGTAACAATCGACGGCGCAGACCAGCTAACGCCCGAACTCTACCTAATCAAAGGAGGCGGCGCAGCATTAGCACGCGAAAAAATCGTTGCCGCATCCTCCAAGCTGAACATAATCATCGCGGACCAAAACAAAAAAGCCACCTATCTAGGCGCAAACAACCAGTTCGTCCCAGTCGAAGTCATCCCCTTCGCCCTCGCCCCCGTCAAACGCAAACTCAGCGAACTCGGAGCTAAACCCGTCGTTCGGGAAGCTAAAGGTAAACTCGGTCCACTAATAACTGACAACGGCAACGCAGTTATCGATGCCTATTTTGGGGAAATCAAAAACCCCGCCGAACTCGCGGTTAAGGTGAAGATGATTCCAGGTGTGGTTGAAACAGGGTTCTTTGTGGGCTTAACAGACATAGCCTACATAGGAACGGATAGTGGCGTAGAGAAGATTACTAAACCAAAATTTTAA